In Aedes albopictus strain Foshan chromosome 3, AalbF5, whole genome shotgun sequence, the genomic window AGATTCAGCTTTTTTTTTCTGAGGATCAGCTTACAAACGTCACTTTTTACTATTATCTCAGTGAGTTTGCTGTACAGTCAGCAGCTGTGCGAGAACAGTCGAATTCGCAAATTTTGTTATATCTAGTGTATGATTTCAAAATAAGTAGCGCTAATAGATATTtttacgtgacgtaatttatggatgttcccctTAAGTTATGTAATGCAAATAAATCCATTTCAAAATCATCCCTTCCATTCTAATTTTTTGCATGGGACGTCAACAGACCACCCACTTCACcccacaaagcgtgacgtaatttgtgtacgtacCCCATTAATACGTAATTTTTAGTTGCCCATGTTCTCTACTTTACAATCTATCTATTGATCTATGTTCAATTCTATGTTCAAGCATTCAGTTAATTTAAACTCATGCATGCAGGGAAAtaaatttttctttattttctagAAGGGAGCTTGCTTTGGATAACTCAAAAACGCAGAAGACAGTACTAAGCTTGCAGGGATAAttcgtattcaataaaattttaaggaTAGCCATGATCGAATTGAGGAAAACTTATGGAAAACTGTagggggcgaaaattagagcGGAGGTGGGGCGAAGATTGAATTTTGCGGAgcgaaaaataaatcacaaatcaatattgaaaattgttattttaatgtattaaatcttcatttaatggtacttttgagctgggttatcactgattgaaggataattagcaagaatcaccaaagaaacataGATATTATCGGAAATATATGTTGATACTCAATAATTTGAATAGTTCAATGCTTTAGGGGGCgaaatctagtgcttttaccctaatcGCTACTACTTGATGACGGACTGATATTACACAGTTTTGGTGTTTTCCTCCGAGTGTAAATGATTTTATTATGTTGAACATAATcactatttattttatttgtcTATTGATTCCGTTCAAGTCCAatggataacactagtttacagcatttttgaactcggtatgctgatgatcgtttttggtgtagaatcatgccctgagttcgaaaacgcgaaagaaaaaaattacagtagagcggaatttttttcgactttccatacaaggttgatgattttgaaatcgatttttgttctatttttaagcaaagtcgctcacttcacacatctcattttccgtgatcaatgctccgattaagctgatttttttactgttactcgcctacatatgatatgtggaataaacgtttagaaagaatttttaaattgtttttttcgtaatgaaaataaaaaaaaatcatttcttcatatatttttggaaaatttgctaaaatttaaggagatcgtccccaaaactcgccaatatcttgaatttcatcaatctgacgcaaaacctacattcagatgatcgaatggtattatattcagcttttaatttatggaaaaagatttcaaattggttgaacaaaacgcaagatatttcaattttaataaattccatattttaaaaagttgtaaaactcgatattgagctaaaacccaaaaactgttctacttaaatttttttgaagcacggtttcgaaatcagcgctaaattatgcttcaaaaattttggtcgttgacagaagttcacgactttcgttttattttgtaaactagtgtaatttgttTTTAGTTAAGGATATTTTGCGGCTGTGGGGTCTCCAGTAAGTGGTTTAGTGGTGGATCGCTAGTGgtttaggctatggatcgccaatccggagacggcgggatcgattaccgttccggtcgggaaaattttctcgactccctgtgcgtagtgtatcattgtccttgcctcacaaaatacatactcatgcaatggcaggcaaagaaagcccttcaatattaattcaactgtggaagtgcttaagaacactaagttgaagtgaggcaggccaagtcccagtgggtacGTAGAGCCATAgataagaaaaagaagaataattTTGCGGCTGTGAGGAAAAATTCAACTTGAAGGTGTTGAACAATCATATAAAAACATCCGTTTAGCACAGTACCATTCATGTTTTCTAGTTATTACATGTTTGTAATTAGATATCATGCATAGCGTGACATGTAGACAAATAGCGCTATATTTCCAACCTAATTTTCATTACCCAATTAACATATAAGCGGAGGCTACATAACAGTGCACCACGAGTTACCATCAGTATAAAATCACCGACGCGATGCACCTGATGTGTCTGGTTGCAGTCTTCCTGCTATGCAAATCTTTCTCATCCGGTATCGTGTTCGTTCGGATGAAAAACGAGCGAGGCCCAACGGCCGTCCAGGCGGGCATCAGCTGCCTGGAACTGCTGACGGACAGTTACTTCTACACCAACGAATCTTCGCAAattcaaaatttggtgatatttcACCTGGACAACCTGAGTTCGCCTTCGCGGGAAATTGAGTTGGGTTACATGCAGAATCATCACACCGGCTATGAAGAAGTTGCGTACGGCCGATCGCAGATTTTCCAGCTGAAAGTGATGTCTGATGTGTTTCCGTTGGATAGCTTAAGACGGATACAATTCGTCGACTACAAATTGATTGACTTCTATGTGATTGTCGCCGACGAGATGGAGAAGCTAGAGCGAGCTATGCGCTATGTCAGTGCTGCGTATGCGTTCAATCCACGTGGGAAATTTCTTATTTTATACAACAATCCCAACAATCGGGACCACGAAGAGCAATTTGCACTGGAAGTGTTGAACTTGATGTTCATTGGGCATCACTCGGTTAACGTGCTGGTGGCGTTCGCTGTTGATATAATGACGTATAATATTTACACTGGAGATCCCTATCACGGAACGCAAAATGACTGCGGAAAAATGAAACCGCTGAAAGTCGCCACGGTCGTGAATGGAACTTTAAGGAACAAAGCGGTTGCAATTACGGCAATTCAGATGCCAAAAGTGCCTCCAGAAATGAAGTCCTGCACGTTTAATTTATGCGCCCGAGTTGCCTCGCCTTTCGTCAACGAAGAGTGTAAGACAGGATTAGAACTAGAAATCATGCGATTGTTACAGGAATCAATGAAGTTCAATGTGAATATCTCGTGTAGCACCATGGAACGTGGCGAATTGATGGAAGATAACATCACCTGGTCCGATCTTCTGGGAAAACTTCGTGCAGATGAATGCGACATCATTGTTGGATCGTTCTATCCAGATTTCGATGTTCACATTGACTTTGCTGGTACCTCACTGTACCTGCAGGACTATTACACATGGTTTGTAAGCATGGCAGGATTGGAAAGCCGCTGGAAGGTGTTATTGGCGATCTTTGAAATACCGACGTGGAAGCTGATAGGCCTTGTATTATTGATATCGTCAATTTCTTGGTACTTTATCGGCTCGGCACTACCGGAATCGAACGCTCATAAGCAACTGTCGACATGTTTCCTCAATACTTGGTGCGTTTTGTTAGGCGTGTCAACGAACAATCGACCCATGcacaattccttaaggattttctttaTTGCATTCGCCATATACGCGATGAACCTTACTACCATTTACACCTCACtgctgattattttcttcacttcGCCCCCTCGAATGCATCAGATTGACTCAATAGATGAAATATTAGCAGCTAATTTTCAAATCGGAGGCCGCATGGAGTACGAAGACTGGTTCGACAACGGAGACGAAGACGACCTCCGGGTATCCAGATTATACAACAACTCGGATGATTTCCAACCGTCCCATAGCAATCTAAAAGCCGTCTTCCTGGGAAAGCGAGTGTTGCTGACCAGTCGAATGTACGTCAAGAGTAGCCACTTCAGAGATGTTGTACACGGTTTGAATACGGATTCTTTTGCAAATCAGCTGGAGATGATAGTAGAAAAGGGATTTCCCCTGCTGCCGAAGTTCAACCGCATCATATCCAACCTGAACGATATGGGAATCATAGAGAAACtgttcagcgattttctgtacaACGTTACGATCTTGGAACAGATCGTGGAAATTTTGAACCCGGACGATGACGATGATCACGATTTGGGTGTGGATGAAATAGTTCTAACAACGGACCATTTGCAAAGTGCGTTTCTTTTCTACCTTCTTGGAGTAGTTATCAGTGCGGTGGTCTTTATCGGTGAAGTCTTCATCAATATACCAAGAGTGAAGAAAGTAGTTCGTAAACTGGATGATCAAATAGATCGTATTTTGGTGAGAGTGAAGTTGAGGGAGCCTCGGTTGAAGCCAGTAAAATTGAGGAAAAGATCTGACGGAATGGCAAGATTGAAAAGGaggaagatgttccactgaagATCTGAGTTTTGGCCTGCTACATCCGTGTTTTTCTGAAGGTACGTGGCAATGAACAAGTATGTCTCAGCCTAACAACAAACTTTAGTAACGTATGGCCATATAATTCGGCAATCTATTCTAGATGTGTTCACAGTTTTTGTTTTTCTGGCGAACGCTATAACAATGCAAACTTTTGGTCAAAGTTCACAAATTGCCGCGTAAGGGCTTATCATCTAAGATTTCAAAACTGGTTGTCTTTCAATCCTACTCACATTTTCTTTTATTATATATTTCACCAGCACACAAATTAAGTCTATACACACTTAGAATATATTACATGCACGCGGAtgaagaagatctgcgatccctatacgttcggggaaactggagcaacatcgcccaagaccgacgaagatggtgctctactatacgctcggcgatGGAGTAAAGTTATTTTgttgccaacaaggtatcaagaccTTTCAAGATAGGTATCCTTTTGACGTTTTGTCCATAAGCTTTTAAAGATAcacatacaccgtgtccaataagttctcatacaaaatcaaattcaattcatttcacatctgtaattaggattttcaaagtaaatttatttattgaaaggccaaccaACATACACCAAATACAACATATGTTTCGGAActaattgtcctttatccttctctgctgatcgcttatgtgtcgtaagtccatttcagctggcacgcacgccatttcattggtatttcgtcatattttaacgagtaatggttttaagttgaaacaaattaggttcctgtctttcccattgctagtagcaactatgaccagaagagaaaaaaaatatgagatcctgtattggtaaagtacgaagccgttttattttgtacaaaataaaacgtaaattaaacaaaaatattcatttacCTGTTTCAATGAGATTCGTTGTGTTAAATAGGCATGggtgcatcttatctggttgattcacacAATTCTCACTTATTAAACATGCatgtattcctattgtggtaaattttgtctaaaatttacgttatatgatgtttatcttggatataacggttattttcatgaaaatcagcccaagttaagcttacttgcaaatttcttaccacgTCATCACCAAaactgtattgttttagccttagtatatccatttggtacataacttgggatacaaactcaaaatttaaccttatggactctatttcgctaccgtagaatgaaaatcttttgggatatttttcttgcgtgccggagaaaacggatttcagaaaacggaagtgtactgctaggcttataaaaacaagtggaaaataaagttattctaaatcgtatgctttatttaatcagtattatgtggcctttcaatacatgtattcattttgaaaatatgaatcacatatgtgaaataaaacGATATTTTCTaagtttgtattttgtatgagaacttattggacacggtgtagaagATGATATTCCAAAAACATGTTCCATCTGTTGGTTATAATATGTATAACTTTGATTGTtttagtcaatcacggagtagcaacaacgaattgtacggtcatctatgctcttgCTCATTGAATCAGTGACTGATTCTTCCCTGTGCTTCTCAAATCCCTTCAACTATATTCCAAAagcatttttcagaagttccgcaAAAAAAACAGGATGTTGTCCAAAAATACTCAAGCATGCCCGATCAGTTTTCTTTTGAATGCTTTAAGTACCTTTCAAGCGTCCCATACGAGCCCCTACCGGACTGATTCCAGAgtacatccgattttttttttttgcacgagtCGATTTTTTGCTTTAAATCTGTCAACCAATCGACCTAATTTTTCGCACATGGATAGTACTAACCGTGCCTACATGCAGGCTTGTCCTTTCAGTgcgtgaaaattctgctctttggatttacaccataaaAACATCATGAATTacgaatcttttcatcttatcagctagaaggatgttgaaatatcctcaatgtcatttcgaactgtcaaaaaaccgcaccgcagtgccgcacggAACACGCAAAGAGATTTACACGcgggtgaaaacactccagtgaatttcactttgaacgacccgtgcactatggggcggctccatacaaacaggtggccaaaaatatttttgcgttaatttcataatgtcttgctcctattcgtagggtagatgcctgaaaaatatgcaaaacatgctgaacaggttgttttaacacgacagtttcaaacagcatgaaattataagggcattgcatacttttaggcgtttaaggatttctgttacTATTTACAAAATGCATTCCAATTCGTTAAAACgtgcttcgctaagagatccaagatcagatttagactgcactatgattgatctaccgaggaAAGTGGCCATGACATCCAAATGTTTGCTCAGAGGTTTTTAATGGCCAATTTGGAGATTTTATGTAGCAATATCTCAATTATCGCCGACAagttgattggaattgcagaatagcagctagtagcagctaaatttgatttcaatatcTCCCAGGGAGTTCAATGATATAATGTGTTGCGGGAAGAACTAACCCGAAAATTTCAACGCAATCGCCAAAAGATGTGCGCGACTGCGTCAAATCGTTTTGGTATCCACCGTGATGTGAAGTTTGAAAGCCTAATACCGTGTAGTCAATTAttcacaaaataatgtataataCTATTACAGAGCAATTGTGAGTACCCGAGCAGAAGTcaggtactgacgatcaaaatgtgatattggtttgtttgagataagaggtaaaagtactgaaaataatagcaaaaatttgttcttgaaccatctaaccaatagcaaaatttgatatttgaagatcaatcaaatatctcactgctattggttagatcttaccaagagctaaatgtgctatgatgataatgttttaggagtaaaattgagatattactttcagtacttttacctcttatctcaaacaaacaaatatcactttttgatctccgtatcaaaatatgctacccaggtaaccaataagcagttaaaatggcattaattcggcactatatgcgccttcacAGCAGGCcattaaatgctaatatgccgtatatgcgccgttagtgctaattaaatgcaggttttggcccgatacacggctgattaaatgcttatccctcctatcccccagattgtcaaaaataaaaacaaaatatttcccctgcccattttacggcttccctttctgttcttttttctcactctccctgctgtggaacttttgaggcttggggcacGTCCTGGACTGCTGTTGCTTTTTTTTTATGCTGCTTCTGgccaaattgggattcgatccctcgacCCTCGGGTTGATgatggtgctgaaccgcgctacatggtaagctatagatgatcagataaaTCGCGTTGGATTTGTGATCTATTTAAGGCATGAGTTCGTTATGCTATGTGCTCGGCaggtgctgataataaaatcgatcataGAAAACCAACCATGGAATTAAAATGCCAATGCATGCTTTCCCATTGATTTTATTCGTTGTTGACTATGATTGACTGGACATGCGAATGATGATGACTTCTGCAGCCGTAGCACGTAAATTAGAAAGAGGAAATGTGTTGTggttttagcatcactcatctctcttagcagtttcatggcaataaagtagcagttgtgATGCCAGTTGACCAAAatataccgtgcatttgaaatgctacgaatctgctgtcagattttaagtagcatttgaattgttaatatagggcagttcagcagtcgaactgctatgaaatacggcttattcaaatgcttattggttacctgggtattattgagctattttactctgctcgggtaTGGTTCTTAAAAACCACATTTTCAAATGGTACAGGTTGGCCTCGAGTCGCGTCCCAAAGCTTCACAAACATATATTTGGTGAATAGAATACTGTATAAAGCTTAAATATTAACTTttattagtaatcagtcaaagtTTCAGCTTCGTAAAACATTCCGTTTGAAAGATATGTGTTTCGgtagatttctaaactcgactcTGGATAATCGAGAAATTGCATGTATAATACAATACATAGATTTCTATTTTAGGTAGAACATTCTTTCGGCAACTCTTCAGTGAATATTgccaacaatttatttagaaattatttTGTAATTCGTTTGTCACTTTAGATTACTTTTGAATATCCATCAGTAATTCCTTAGgaattggaaaatttcttcagcaactactTTGGATTCTTGGGACAtttttttgagtatttcttcGGTAATACGTTTGGAATTTGCTACAAAACACCTTCCGGcacattctttgaaaatttcatcggtagCCACTTTGCAAACTTCTTCagctattcctttagaaataaatTAGGCTCTTTTCAATTTTATCAGCAAatcctttggttttttttttggccTTTTTCGCCGATTATTTTagtagtttctcaagcatttcttacaattatgtctattggtatttgttttttttttatatctccaACAACTCTTCCGACATTTCCTTagagaatttcttcggtaatgtcTTCAATAATTCACtctgggaaatttctttggaaatatcttcggCATTTTTCGGGATTTTTATCGGTAATTTTTATATAAGCTTTATATAAGCTATTCGGTATTTTTTTGGCAATTCATTTGAAACAGCCTTCGGCAATTCTTCTATGATCCCCTTCtataattcctttgagaattctaacaatttcttagagatttcatAAGTAGTTTTTTTACGGAATTTCTGCAGCTGCCTGAATTGGAATACCTCCGGCAAATCTGATGTAACAtgcttcgaatttttttttgggaattccattagcaatttctttggaaatttctctggcaaatcttttcgagaattcttggatacccaagtaacacgcatgttatataagagttatggttgtgcaagttttggttgtatagaagttattttGATGTAAATCTAACACAATGCTAAatttacgtcaaattaacttctacacaaccaaaacttgcgctgccgttcctcttatatgacatgtgtgttgcttgggtaggccggggctcgtggcgcagtggtcacacgttcgcttcatagtGGATGGCCATGGGTTCGTTCCCAGCCTCGGTACTTtaacagttgctcttcccccccgagaacggctggcacttgaccctcttctgagctttcatagctctaacgaacccggataattggatatcggcgaaatggAAACTCATAATAGACCCTCAAtcagactggaaaaggaacagcagccacgtgctcatcattctaacaTGGCCAGGGTAGGAAAGTGACAGCAACACATAAACAACCAGTTTGATACAATAGAATTAGAATAAAATATATTTAGGCGCCGCACAACGTGTAAGGGcggctgccaattggaatcgctcacgtagtgccctagtggacaaaagagctgtaaattaggttaagaataaaaatactctttgattattactttgggaacttatTTGTTTCTTTTTTGGAAATCTGTTTGGCAATTTTCTAAGTGATTTCCTTTGTGGATTTGATCACAAAATACCTGCTGTATTCTTTCAGCATTTCTTCTGAAtttgcttggaaattccttcggtaatttattttggaattgtgtcagaaattccttctacaatttctccaacaattctttgaaaaatttcgctGACAAGCTCCAGAAAATTGTTCGATAATTCCTTAGGAAACTCTTCAGCAATTCTCTTGAGAACTCCTTCTGcattttcttttagaattccttcgaaaatttctttgtgaatacttacggaaatttgtatggaatttttatCGAGAACTCGTTTGGTATATATTTCGCACAATTTATTTTGGGATTGAATTTAACCAATTTGTTTGAAAAGCTTTaattttttcttcaggaatttatttggcAGTAATTCTTTTAGCaactcctttgaaaacttcttatgTAATTTGGATGGAAATTTATCTGGCAatctttttgggaatttctcagggagtttttttttacaagccCAACTGAGAATTGAGCATTAAAGGTAACTAtgtttggctcatttaaaccgttacaaCTCGGATGTTTCTCCAAAATCCACCTcgaaataaaattttcataataagaggaaagatagagctactttttGCAGTTACCATATTGAGTCGACCATATTGAattcagccgccatcttgaaataaTATACTAaaactttttttcaccatgttggcaatcaTCGATTTTCAATTTAAACCCACGAAtgaaaagctgaaggtttaagcttttcaaaacacaaaaaagttcTAAAAGCAATGCCGGCATCATTGAGAAATAGTCAAAAACCGAAACGCACCTccgattttttgcaatttttttgctGCAGAtggtgtatacatgcaggcgtaaactatGATGCTATTGCCTGTCGTTGCCAATGCGCACTacggtgggtcaacgttgtatgggaaaatttaaaattgatcagaTTCAATCAGATTAAAGTTTTTAAGATGCCCTTTGAGATCCTgattaactgtgcaaaatttgggtattattggtttagcctacattttgcgcatcgcgtttgaagttcatatgggattttacatagaaaatcatactttttcgcatttttcttgaaagttgctcaaaattgtccTATACCATAACCGCCAATAAttaaagtatagcccaggatgtgtcgaaaaactttgtcgaagaccgtaaagcgatccgatgcatgtggtaaaagatacactcttcgaaagtcaggccaaaaattgagattttattattgatgttattccattACATGTTAAAAGATAA contains:
- the LOC134289522 gene encoding uncharacterized protein LOC134289522; protein product: MHLMCLVAVFLLCKSFSSGIVFVRMKNERGPTAVQAGISCLELLTDSYFYTNESSQIQNLVIFHLDNLSSPSREIELGYMQNHHTGYEEVAYGRSQIFQLKVMSDVFPLDSLRRIQFVDYKLIDFYVIVADEMEKLERAMRYVSAAYAFNPRGKFLILYNNPNNRDHEEQFALEVLNLMFIGHHSVNVLVAFAVDIMTYNIYTGDPYHGTQNDCGKMKPLKVATVVNGTLRNKAVAITAIQMPKVPPEMKSCTFNLCARVASPFVNEECKTGLELEIMRLLQESMKFNVNISCSTMERGELMEDNITWSDLLGKLRADECDIIVGSFYPDFDVHIDFAGTSLYLQDYYTWFVSMAGLESRWKVLLAIFEIPTWKLIGLVLLISSISWYFIGSALPESNAHKQLSTCFLNTWCVLLGVSTNNRPMHNSLRIFFIAFAIYAMNLTTIYTSLLIIFFTSPPRMHQIDSIDEILAANFQIGGRMEYEDWFDNGDEDDLRVSRLYNNSDDFQPSHSNLKAVFLGKRVLLTSRMYVKSSHFRDVVHGLNTDSFANQLEMIVEKGFPLLPKFNRIISNLNDMGIIEKLFSDFLYNVTILEQIVEILNPDDDDDHDLGVDEIVLTTDHLQSAFLFYLLGVVISAVVFIGEVFINIPRVKKVVRKLDDQIDRILVRVKLREPRLKPVKLRKRSDGMARLKRRKMFH